A region from the Manihot esculenta cultivar AM560-2 chromosome 13, M.esculenta_v8, whole genome shotgun sequence genome encodes:
- the LOC122721464 gene encoding probably inactive leucine-rich repeat receptor-like protein kinase At5g48380, which produces MMLGRPVLEILVSICLWLLLSCTLSYGTETDIACLKSIKDSLEDPFKYLKSSWDFNNNTEGYICGFTGVECWHPDESRVLNLRLSDMGLKGRFPTGLQNCTSITGVDLSNNNLFGPIPDNISKIIGFVTSLQLSSNNFSGSIPENLANCSYLNILKLDHNRLTGQIPPQLGLLGRLKTFSVANNLLTGPVPTFLNANVTADDYANNVGLCGKPLDNCPGTSNYRRGRRETFEFEGASV; this is translated from the coding sequence ATGATGCTGGGTAGACCTGTTCTTGAGATTTTAGTTAGCATTTGTCTCTGGTTGTTGCTTAGCTGTACTTTGAGCTATGGTACTGAGACAGATATTGCTTGCCTGAAGAGTATAAAAGACTCACTTGAAGACCCTTTTAAGTACTTGAAGTCTTCATGGGACTTTAACAACAATACCGAAGGATACATTTGTGGATTTACGGGTGTTGAATGTTGGCACCCTGATGAGAGCAGGGTCTTAAATCTCCGTCTTTCGGATATGGGGCTCAAGGGTCGATTCCCTACTGGACTTCAGAATTGCACGAGCATAACTGGTGTTGATCTTTCAAACAACAACCTTTTTGGACCCATTCCAGATAATATCTCTAAAATCATTGGGTTTGTGACATCTCTTCAACTCTCATCCAACAATTTCTCTGGAAGCATTCCAGAAAACCTTGCAAATTGTAGCTATTTGAATATTCTTAAACTCGATCACAACCGGTTGACAGGTCAAATTCCTCCACAACTTGGCTTGTTAGGTCGGCTTAAAACATTTAGTGTAGCCAATAATCTTCTCACTGGACCTGTTCCAACTTTCCTAAATGCCAATGTGACAGCAGATGATTATGCAAATAATGTAGGACTGTGCGGGAAGCCTTTGGACAACTGCCCTGGAACTTCAAATTATCGCCGAGGGAGGAGGGAGACTTTTGAATTTGAAGGGGCGAGTGTATGA